In one Desulfoferula mesophila genomic region, the following are encoded:
- a CDS encoding glycosyltransferase family 2 protein has protein sequence MPFYTALRGYTNKRLEEIAEADILVGIPCYNNETTIAHVIQMVTHGLADHYGDKRAVILVADGGSTDDTREVAKEFEIKPWQEKIVSIYRGLPGKGSALRAVFEAAARLKVTACAMVDSDLRSITGDWVKALIDPVMTKGYQYVSPVYLRHKYDGTITNNIVYNLTRALYGKRVRQPIGGDFAISRDLAKFYAEQDVWQSEVARFGIDIWMTTSAITQGFKVCQANLGLKVHDAKDPASHLGPMFRQVIWTLFNLMERYEGVWKNVQGSEPVETFGNGGGGEPEPVNVNLEAMIENFQSGYRNFSPLWKDIFCGECFKSIEAASTMDTGNFNFPTSAWIQILYELAATYHSWDQHRMRLLDLVTPLYYARVASFVRQSWDMTSAEAEQLVEEQAQEFEDHKDYLIKVWSQGPAKTCAT, from the coding sequence ATGCCTTTTTACACCGCACTGCGAGGCTACACCAACAAGCGGCTGGAGGAGATCGCCGAGGCCGATATCTTGGTGGGCATCCCCTGCTACAACAACGAAACCACCATCGCCCACGTGATCCAGATGGTCACCCACGGCTTGGCCGACCATTACGGCGACAAACGGGCGGTGATCCTGGTGGCCGACGGCGGCTCCACCGACGATACCCGCGAGGTGGCCAAGGAGTTCGAGATCAAGCCTTGGCAAGAGAAGATCGTCAGCATCTATAGGGGCCTGCCCGGCAAGGGCAGCGCGCTGCGGGCGGTGTTCGAGGCGGCCGCCCGCCTCAAGGTGACCGCCTGCGCCATGGTGGACAGCGATCTACGCTCCATCACCGGCGACTGGGTCAAGGCCCTCATCGACCCGGTGATGACCAAGGGCTATCAATACGTTTCGCCGGTGTATTTGCGCCACAAGTACGACGGCACCATCACCAACAACATCGTCTACAACCTGACCCGCGCCCTGTACGGCAAGCGGGTGCGCCAGCCCATTGGCGGCGATTTCGCCATCAGCCGCGACCTGGCCAAGTTTTACGCCGAACAGGACGTATGGCAGAGCGAGGTGGCCCGCTTCGGCATCGACATCTGGATGACCACCAGCGCCATCACCCAGGGCTTCAAGGTGTGCCAGGCCAACCTGGGGCTCAAGGTGCACGACGCCAAGGACCCGGCCTCCCATCTGGGCCCCATGTTCCGCCAGGTCATCTGGACCCTGTTCAACCTCATGGAGCGCTACGAAGGGGTGTGGAAAAACGTGCAGGGCTCCGAGCCGGTGGAGACCTTCGGCAACGGCGGGGGGGGAGAGCCCGAGCCGGTTAACGTGAACCTCGAGGCCATGATCGAGAACTTCCAGAGCGGCTACAGGAATTTCAGCCCTCTGTGGAAGGATATTTTCTGCGGCGAATGCTTCAAGTCCATCGAGGCCGCCTCCACCATGGACACGGGCAACTTCAATTTCCCCACCTCGGCCTGGATCCAGATTCTCTACGAACTGGCCGCCACTTACCATAGCTGGGACCAGCACCGCATGCGTTTGCTGGACCTGGTGACTCCTTTGTATTACGCCCGCGTGGCCAGCTTCGTGCGCCAGAGCTGGGACATGACCTCGGCCGAGGCCGAGCAGTTGGTGGAAGAGCAGGCCCAGGAGTTCGAGGATCACAAGGACTATCTGATAAAGGTTTGGAGCCAAGGGCCGGCCAAGACCTGCGCGACCTAG
- the corA gene encoding magnesium/cobalt transporter CorA, translated as MFTRVNSLADKDSLPPGSLVHVGEETTGPTRITVLEYDAQGVHALDEPDSGEIARLRDEPQVVWFRVEGVHQVEIIARLGEIFGLHPLVQEDIVNTQQRPKLEEYDNYLFLVLKDLSFDQEDQEVVARQVSLILGRGWVLSFSESGHDPFTAVVERINGGRGRIRHLGADYLAYALLDSVVDHYFGVLESLADASQEMESELDTAADQRVLRTLHQLKRQGLRLRKAVWPLREVTAWLERGEHELVSPTVRPYLRDVYDHTVQVIDATESLRDSLASLMDLYLSIVSNRMNQIMKVLTIIATLFIPLTFIAGVYGMNFKNMPELEWSWGYFAALGLMGVVTIGMLIYFWRKGWLLSKE; from the coding sequence ATGTTTACGAGGGTGAACAGCCTGGCGGACAAGGATTCCCTGCCGCCGGGGAGCCTGGTGCACGTGGGCGAGGAAACCACCGGGCCCACCCGCATCACCGTCTTGGAATACGACGCCCAGGGGGTGCACGCCCTGGACGAGCCCGACAGCGGCGAGATCGCCAGGCTGCGGGACGAGCCTCAGGTGGTGTGGTTTCGGGTGGAAGGGGTGCACCAGGTGGAGATCATCGCCCGCCTGGGGGAGATTTTCGGCCTGCATCCCCTGGTGCAGGAGGACATCGTCAACACCCAGCAGCGCCCCAAGCTGGAAGAATATGACAACTACCTGTTCCTGGTGCTCAAGGACCTGAGCTTCGACCAGGAAGACCAGGAGGTCGTCGCCCGCCAGGTAAGCCTGATCCTGGGCCGGGGCTGGGTGCTTTCCTTCAGCGAGAGCGGCCACGACCCCTTCACCGCCGTGGTCGAACGCATCAACGGCGGCCGGGGCCGCATCCGCCACCTGGGGGCCGACTACCTGGCCTACGCCCTCTTGGACTCGGTTGTGGACCACTACTTCGGGGTGTTGGAGTCCCTGGCCGATGCCAGCCAGGAGATGGAAAGCGAGCTGGACACCGCCGCCGACCAGCGGGTGCTGCGCACCCTGCACCAACTCAAGCGCCAGGGCCTGCGTCTGCGAAAGGCGGTGTGGCCGCTGCGGGAGGTAACGGCTTGGCTGGAGCGGGGCGAGCACGAGCTGGTGAGCCCCACGGTGCGGCCTTATCTGCGTGACGTGTACGATCACACAGTGCAGGTGATCGACGCCACCGAGAGCCTGCGCGACAGCCTGGCCAGCCTCATGGACCTGTATCTGAGCATCGTCAGCAACCGCATGAACCAGATCATGAAGGTGCTGACCATCATCGCCACCCTGTTCATACCCCTGACCTTCATCGCCGGAGTCTACGGCATGAACTTCAAGAACATGCCTGAACTTGAGTGGTCCTGGGGTTATTTCGCCGCCCTGGGGCTGATGGGGGTGGTAACTATCGGCATGCTGATCTATTTCTGGCGTAAGGGCTGGCTGCTCTCTAAAGAGTAA
- a CDS encoding MBL fold metallo-hydrolase — MKVIQLLVGQMQVFAYLVGCEKTGEAVVIDPAGNEEAIVAKAQEEGLKIVKIVNTHAHPDHTCGNAKLKKLTGAPIIIHEADAEAMTSPHSLDFARMLGCSELPPADQTVTDGDVITAGEEVKLAVLSTPGHSAGCICLYTPGHVFTGDTLFVGGVGRTDLPGGSWPRMLNSIKSRILTLPDDTIVWPGHHYGMAPKSTVKQERETNDFLR, encoded by the coding sequence ATGAAGGTCATTCAGCTTTTAGTTGGTCAGATGCAGGTGTTCGCCTACCTGGTGGGCTGCGAGAAAACCGGGGAAGCGGTGGTGATCGACCCGGCGGGCAACGAGGAGGCCATAGTGGCCAAGGCCCAGGAAGAGGGCCTGAAGATCGTCAAGATCGTCAACACCCACGCCCACCCGGACCACACCTGCGGCAACGCCAAGCTCAAGAAGCTCACCGGCGCGCCCATCATCATCCACGAGGCCGACGCGGAGGCCATGACCAGCCCCCACTCCCTGGACTTCGCCCGCATGCTGGGCTGCAGCGAGCTGCCCCCGGCCGACCAGACCGTCACCGACGGCGACGTGATCACCGCCGGCGAAGAGGTCAAGCTGGCGGTCCTCTCCACCCCCGGCCACAGCGCGGGTTGCATCTGCCTGTACACCCCTGGCCACGTCTTCACCGGCGACACCCTGTTCGTGGGCGGGGTGGGCCGCACCGACCTGCCCGGCGGCTCCTGGCCCAGGATGCTCAACTCCATCAAGAGCCGCATCCTCACCCTGCCCGACGACACCATCGTGTGGCCCGGCCACCACTACGGTATGGCCCCCAAGAGCACGGTGAAGCAGGAGCGGGAAACCAACGACTTCCTGCGCTAG
- the ccsB gene encoding c-type cytochrome biogenesis protein CcsB, producing the protein MEALSNQILVAVTFAFLAASVLYLCHWAFKSKVFGWAASGVTWASLAVLTLAIILRWVASHQMGIGHAPFSNLFESLVFFSWTIAVIYLIIESTTWMRVIGAFAVPLAFLSMLYALTLDPAIKPLLPALKSNWLIAHVITCFLGYAGFAVSAALGAMYLATGLSKDPASPRALVLDNLIYQTVVVGFILLTAGIVTGSIWANSAWGTYWSWDPKETWSLITWLVYASLLHSRFMRGWQGKRMAVFSLVGFACVLFTYFGVNLLLSGLHSYATNG; encoded by the coding sequence ATGGAAGCTTTGAGCAATCAAATCCTGGTGGCGGTTACCTTCGCCTTTTTGGCCGCTTCGGTGCTTTACCTGTGCCACTGGGCCTTCAAGTCCAAGGTGTTCGGCTGGGCGGCCAGCGGGGTCACCTGGGCGTCTTTGGCCGTGCTCACCCTGGCCATCATCCTGCGCTGGGTGGCCAGCCACCAGATGGGCATAGGCCACGCGCCCTTTTCCAACCTCTTCGAGTCGCTGGTGTTCTTCTCTTGGACCATCGCGGTGATCTACCTGATCATCGAGTCGACCACCTGGATGCGGGTCATCGGGGCCTTTGCCGTGCCCCTGGCCTTCCTGTCCATGCTCTACGCCCTGACCCTGGACCCGGCCATCAAGCCGCTGTTGCCGGCCCTCAAGAGCAACTGGCTCATCGCCCACGTCATCACCTGCTTCCTGGGCTACGCTGGCTTCGCGGTCTCGGCCGCCCTGGGGGCAATGTACCTGGCCACCGGCCTGAGCAAGGACCCGGCTTCGCCCCGGGCCTTGGTCTTGGACAACCTCATCTACCAGACCGTGGTGGTGGGCTTCATTCTGCTCACCGCGGGCATCGTCACCGGGAGCATCTGGGCCAACAGCGCCTGGGGCACCTACTGGTCCTGGGACCCCAAGGAGACCTGGTCGCTGATCACCTGGCTGGTCTACGCCTCGCTGTTGCACAGCCGCTTCATGCGCGGCTGGCAGGGCAAGCGCATGGCCGTGTTCTCCCTGGTGGGTTTCGCCTGCGTGCTGTTCACCTACTTCGGGGTGAACTTGTTGTTGTCGGGGCTGCACTCCTACGCCACCAACGGCTAG
- the resB gene encoding cytochrome c biogenesis protein ResB: MSQDQPRKPFLERIWDFFASVKLSFFLLLLLAVLSIAGTLIPQKESAAVYVRAYGEAGWRFISAIGLDDLYHAPWFVLIMALLAANLVICSINRLSLTMRILGKDPADEANSMRKPKDSFTLAGEPGANLERARGVLERLVGQSAQADDQGRTVLFAQRGGWSRFGVYVVHASVLVIMAGALVGNFWGYSGYVNIPVGGSVDHITLHNGRPRPLGFTLRLDKFNVSFYPNGMPSEYRSEVTFLEGGKQTHQASLIVNDPAEYHGIDFYQSSYGNDLKSVELQLIRKNGSKQDLTLEAREINQLPGGAKAAIQGWRERVQMGGMYDGPVIRLLYQGPKGEPQAYTAFKPGVNMPQSGPLRFEILKVQTEAYSGLQVKYDPGVWLIWVGCSLMVLGFFIAFYFSHRKVWLRLGPTGKGRTKVEIAGATNKNRQSLARLQSRLRHELGGSPKEAE, encoded by the coding sequence GTGAGCCAGGACCAACCCCGCAAACCGTTCTTGGAGAGAATCTGGGACTTTTTCGCTTCGGTGAAGTTGTCCTTTTTTCTGTTGCTGCTTTTGGCGGTGCTTTCCATCGCCGGCACCCTGATCCCCCAAAAGGAAAGCGCGGCCGTCTATGTGCGGGCCTACGGAGAGGCGGGCTGGCGCTTTATCTCGGCCATCGGGCTGGACGACCTGTACCACGCCCCCTGGTTCGTGTTGATCATGGCCCTGTTGGCGGCCAACCTGGTCATCTGCTCCATCAACCGCCTGTCGCTGACCATGCGCATTCTGGGCAAGGACCCGGCGGACGAGGCCAACTCCATGCGCAAGCCCAAGGACAGCTTCACCCTGGCCGGCGAACCGGGGGCCAACCTGGAGCGGGCGCGCGGGGTGCTGGAGCGCCTGGTGGGCCAAAGCGCCCAGGCCGACGACCAGGGGCGCACCGTGCTCTTCGCCCAGCGGGGCGGCTGGTCGCGCTTCGGGGTCTACGTGGTGCACGCCAGCGTGCTGGTGATCATGGCCGGGGCCCTGGTGGGCAACTTCTGGGGCTACTCCGGCTACGTGAACATCCCGGTGGGCGGCAGCGTGGACCACATCACCCTGCACAACGGGCGGCCCAGGCCCCTGGGCTTTACCCTGCGCCTGGACAAGTTCAACGTCTCCTTCTATCCCAACGGCATGCCCAGCGAGTATCGCAGCGAGGTCACCTTCCTGGAGGGCGGCAAACAGACCCACCAGGCATCCTTGATCGTCAACGACCCGGCCGAATACCACGGCATCGACTTTTACCAGTCCTCCTACGGCAACGACCTCAAGTCCGTGGAGCTGCAGCTGATCCGCAAGAACGGCAGCAAGCAGGACCTCACCCTGGAGGCCCGGGAGATAAACCAGCTCCCCGGCGGGGCCAAGGCGGCCATCCAGGGCTGGCGGGAGCGGGTCCAGATGGGGGGCATGTACGACGGCCCGGTGATTCGCCTGCTCTACCAGGGGCCAAAAGGCGAGCCCCAGGCCTACACCGCCTTCAAGCCGGGCGTGAACATGCCCCAATCCGGCCCCTTGCGCTTTGAGATCCTCAAGGTGCAAACCGAGGCCTACAGCGGCCTGCAGGTCAAGTACGACCCCGGAGTGTGGTTGATCTGGGTGGGCTGCTCCCTGATGGTCCTGGGCTTTTTCATCGCCTTCTACTTCAGCCACCGCAAGGTTTGGCTGCGCTTGGGCCCCACCGGCAAGGGCCGCACCAAGGTGGAGATAGCCGGAGCCACCAACAAGAACCGCCAGAGCCTGGCCAGGCTGCAGAGCCGCCTGCGCCACGAACTGGGCGGCTCACCCAAAGAGGCGGAGTGA
- a CDS encoding KpsF/GutQ family sugar-phosphate isomerase codes for MSEILKIAREVLSIEAQGITQLKKRLGPSFEQTVEMILASPGKVITTGIGKSGIVARKITATLSSTGTTSIFLHPVEALHGDLGMVSPGDVVLALSHSGRSEELVNVVPQLRDHGAKVVAMTGGLDSPLAQAADLVIDCGVEREACPLGLAPTTSTTAALAMGDALAVVLIEKHRFKAEDFRRHHPGGSLGQRLALRVSEVMTKGKAVPAVRPATPISQAVKVMDEGDLGTVLITSRNKLMGIFTDGDVRRAVVAGQSLDSAPVSRFMTADPLTADPDTLAAEALHAMELKQITALPVVAAGGKVLGLVHLHDLLGRGAVSLNGMVPPTRD; via the coding sequence TTGTCCGAGATACTCAAAATAGCCCGCGAGGTCCTGAGCATCGAGGCCCAGGGCATCACCCAGCTCAAAAAACGCCTGGGCCCCAGCTTCGAGCAGACGGTGGAGATGATCCTGGCCTCGCCGGGCAAGGTGATCACCACCGGCATCGGCAAGAGCGGCATCGTGGCCCGCAAGATAACCGCCACCCTAAGCTCCACCGGCACCACCTCCATCTTCCTGCACCCGGTGGAGGCCCTGCACGGCGATCTGGGCATGGTCAGCCCCGGCGACGTGGTCTTGGCCCTGAGCCACAGCGGGCGCAGCGAGGAGTTGGTCAACGTGGTGCCCCAACTGAGGGACCACGGGGCCAAGGTGGTGGCCATGACCGGCGGGTTGGATTCGCCCCTGGCCCAGGCGGCGGACCTGGTCATCGACTGCGGCGTGGAGCGCGAGGCCTGCCCCCTGGGCCTGGCCCCCACCACCTCCACCACCGCGGCCCTGGCCATGGGCGACGCCCTGGCGGTGGTGCTCATCGAAAAGCACCGCTTCAAGGCCGAGGACTTCCGCCGCCACCATCCCGGCGGCAGCCTGGGCCAGCGCCTGGCCCTTCGGGTGAGCGAGGTGATGACCAAGGGCAAGGCGGTGCCGGCGGTGCGCCCGGCCACTCCCATCTCCCAGGCGGTCAAGGTGATGGACGAGGGCGACCTGGGCACGGTGCTCATCACCAGCCGGAATAAGCTCATGGGCATCTTCACCGACGGCGACGTGCGCCGGGCGGTGGTGGCCGGCCAAAGCCTGGACAGCGCCCCGGTGAGCCGCTTCATGACCGCGGATCCCCTCACCGCCGACCCGGACACCCTGGCCGCCGAGGCCCTGCACGCCATGGAGCTCAAGCAGATCACCGCCCTGCCGGTGGTGGCGGCCGGCGGCAAGGTCCTGGGCCTGGTGCACCTGCACGACCTGTTGGGCCGGGGCGCGGTGAGCCTCAACGGCATGGTTCCCCCTACCAGGGACTGA
- the purF gene encoding amidophosphoribosyltransferase — protein MWRARSQGPKEYCGVFGVYGHPEAARLTYYGLYALQHRGQESAGIVTSDGKHLHQKRAMGLVPDIFSERDLKGLKGHIANGHVRYSTTGSSVLGNAQPFIINYAGHGLCVGHNGNLVNAHELRRHLEKEGSIFQTSMDSEVVMHLLARNIHMGFEEALVSSLSQLRGAYSFLFMTEDTLVAARDPQGFRPLCLGALGDAYVVASETCALDLIDARFIREVEPGEVVFIDKNGLRSIKPFTRQRHAHCIFEFIYFARPDSYIFGQTVYSVRRRQGAQLAEEFPHPDADLVMPFPDSGNYAALGYACAAGLPFEMGMIRNHYVGRTFIQPSQDMRDFGVRVKLNPVRELIKGKKVVIVEDSIIRGTTTMARVQNIRNVGAAEVHMVVSCPPHRFPCHYGIDFSTKGELIACNHKVEEIRNLLGLDSLGYLSIEGLLESTSASRQGFCLACFDGEYPVPVDENAGKFCLEC, from the coding sequence ATGTGGCGCGCGCGCAGCCAGGGGCCCAAAGAATATTGCGGCGTTTTCGGGGTGTACGGCCATCCCGAGGCGGCCCGCTTGACCTACTACGGCCTCTACGCCCTGCAACACCGGGGGCAGGAGTCCGCGGGCATCGTCACCAGCGACGGCAAGCACCTGCACCAGAAGCGGGCCATGGGCCTGGTGCCCGACATCTTCAGCGAGCGCGACCTCAAGGGCCTCAAGGGCCACATCGCCAACGGCCACGTGCGCTACTCCACCACCGGCTCCTCGGTGCTGGGCAACGCCCAACCATTTATCATCAACTACGCGGGCCACGGCCTGTGCGTGGGCCACAACGGCAACCTGGTCAACGCCCACGAACTCAGGCGCCACCTGGAAAAGGAAGGCAGCATCTTCCAGACCTCCATGGACTCGGAGGTGGTGATGCACCTGTTGGCCCGCAACATCCACATGGGCTTTGAAGAGGCCCTGGTCAGCTCTCTCAGCCAGCTTCGGGGGGCCTACAGCTTTTTGTTCATGACCGAGGACACCCTGGTGGCCGCCCGCGACCCCCAGGGCTTTAGGCCCCTGTGCCTGGGCGCCCTGGGCGACGCTTACGTGGTGGCCAGCGAGACCTGCGCCCTGGACCTCATCGACGCCCGCTTCATCCGCGAGGTGGAGCCCGGCGAGGTGGTGTTCATCGACAAGAACGGCCTGCGCAGCATCAAGCCCTTCACCCGCCAGCGCCACGCCCATTGCATCTTCGAATTCATCTACTTCGCCCGGCCCGACAGCTACATCTTCGGCCAGACGGTGTACTCGGTGCGCCGCCGCCAGGGGGCCCAGCTGGCCGAGGAGTTCCCCCATCCCGACGCCGATCTGGTGATGCCCTTCCCCGACAGCGGCAACTACGCCGCCCTGGGCTATGCCTGCGCGGCCGGGCTGCCCTTTGAGATGGGCATGATCCGCAACCACTACGTGGGGCGCACCTTTATTCAGCCCAGTCAGGACATGCGTGACTTCGGGGTTCGGGTGAAGCTCAACCCGGTGCGCGAGCTGATCAAGGGCAAGAAGGTGGTCATCGTGGAGGACTCCATCATCCGGGGCACCACCACCATGGCCAGGGTGCAGAACATCCGCAACGTGGGCGCCGCCGAGGTGCACATGGTGGTCTCCTGCCCGCCCCACCGCTTCCCCTGCCACTACGGCATCGACTTCTCCACCAAGGGCGAACTGATCGCCTGCAACCACAAGGTGGAGGAAATTCGCAACCTTTTGGGCCTGGACTCCCTGGGCTATCTGTCCATCGAGGGCCTGTTGGAATCCACCTCGGCCAGCCGCCAGGGCTTCTGTTTGGCCTGCTTCGACGGCGAGTACCCGGTGCCCGTGGACGAAAACGCCGGCAAGTTCTGCCTGGAGTGCTAG
- a CDS encoding HNH endonuclease: MPPNGSNRTDRNPSWCEFMKRFRQSIWVYNGLFRLVDAWPETSNSRRTFKFRLELTDDDFVLREQQPKARLPHDRLIPSSVKLEVWKRDQGRCVKCGSDKNLHFDHIIPYSRGGSSLVADNIQLLCAKHNLSKRDKIQ, translated from the coding sequence ATGCCGCCCAACGGTTCAAACAGAACCGACAGGAACCCGAGTTGGTGCGAGTTTATGAAAAGATTTAGACAGAGCATCTGGGTTTATAATGGTTTGTTTCGGTTAGTTGATGCTTGGCCAGAGACGTCTAACAGCAGAAGGACATTTAAGTTCAGGCTTGAGCTGACTGACGATGACTTTGTGTTAAGAGAGCAGCAGCCAAAAGCACGATTACCTCATGATCGATTGATTCCATCTTCTGTCAAACTCGAAGTTTGGAAGCGCGACCAAGGTAGATGTGTTAAGTGTGGTAGCGATAAGAATCTCCATTTCGACCACATTATTCCATACTCTCGTGGTGGTTCCTCACTGGTGGCTGACAACATCCAATTGCTTTGCGCAAAACATAACCTTTCCAAGCGGGACAAAATTCAGTAG